The DNA region TCGAACGGACGATGACGATCCTTAAGGCAAAGGGTGTAAATCCTGTGGTTAAGGCGGAATTCATTGCGAAGACCCTCCCCGAGGGTCGGTCCTGGTCGGTATTTGCAGGACTTGAAGAGGTGCTGTACCTTGTGAAACACCTCCCTATCAAAGTGAGAGCCATGAAGGAGGGTACGGTCTTTTTCCCCTATGAACCGGTCATTGAGATTGAAGGAAGGTATCAGGATCTTTGCGTCTATGAGACCGCCCTTCTCGGCCTCATATGCCAGGCTTCGGGCGTCGCTACAAAGGCCGCCCGTTTCAAGAGACTTGCGGGTGAACGACCCGTCATCAGTTTCGGAGCCCGGAGAATGCATCCTGTTCTCGCTCCGATGATCGAGAGAAATGCCTATATCGGCGGATGCGACGGAGTGTCGGTCGTGAAATCGGGAGAGATCATCGGTGAAGATCCCATGGGTACGATGCCCCATGCCCTGGTTATCTGTATGGGTTCAACCGTCGAGGC from Thermodesulfovibrionales bacterium includes:
- a CDS encoding nicotinate phosphoribosyltransferase; the protein is MFHTADARDILSGKITDVYFERTMTILKAKGVNPVVKAEFIAKTLPEGRSWSVFAGLEEVLYLVKHLPIKVRAMKEGTVFFPYEPVIEIEGRYQDLCVYETALLGLICQASGVATKAARFKRLAGERPVISFGARRMHPVLAPMIERNAYIGGCDGVSVVKSGEIIGEDPMGTMPHALVICMGSTVEAIRAYHEVLDPKLKRVALIDTFLDEKFEVLNVAESLGESLFAVRFDTPGSRRGNFFRILEECRWELNLRGFSGIKFYVSGGIREEDVPVLNPVVDGYGIGTSISNAPVVDYAMDIMEVGGKPLAKRGKWSGS